The sequence GCTTCTTGATCACTTGCCGGTCCCGACCTTGCCGGCCTTGCCAGCCTTGCGCAGGATCTGCTCGCCGGCATACCTGATCCCCTTGCCCTTGTAGGGCTCCGGCTTGCGACGCGAGCGGATGTACGCGGCCGTCTGACCGACCAGCTCCTTGTCCGCACCGACCACGGCCAGGCGGGTTGGCGTCTCCAGCTGGAAGCTGATCCCCTCGGGCGGGTCGACCTCGACGGGATGCGAATAGCCGAGCGCGAGCACGAGCTTGGTCCCCTGCAGCTGCGCCCGATAGCCGACCCCGCTGATCTCGAGTCCCTTCGTGAATCCGGTGGTCACTCCGACGACCATGTTGTTGACCAGGGTCCGCGTCAATCCGTGCAGGGCCCGGTGGCGCGGCTCGTCACTGGGGCGCACCACGCGCAGCTCACTATCTCCGCGCTCGATCACCATCTCGGGGTGAATCGTCCGCTCGAGCGTGCCGAGGGGACCTCGCACGCTGAGGCTTGCACCCTCCTGGGTTACCACCACGCCCGACGGGAGCGGGATCGGCATCCGACCGATGCGTGACATCGCGTTCGCTCCTTACCAGACGTAGCAGAGGACCTCGCCGCCGAGATTCAGCTTCCGGGCGCTCTGCCCGGTCATGATCCCGTGGGAGGTTGAGAGGATGGCCGTGCCGAGCCCGCCCAGGACGCGCGGGATCTCGGTCTTGCGGGCATAGACCCGCAGCCCCGGCTTGCTGATTCGCTTCAGGCCACTCACGACGGGGGTCTTGCCCTCGACGTACTTGAGCTGGATGGTCAGGAGCTCCTGGACGCCGTCCTGGCCCGTGGCATATGACTCGATGAACCCCTCCTCGACCAGGATCCGGGCGATATCGCGCTTGATGCGGGACGAGGGCAGGGTCAGCTCGCGATGCCGGGCCAGGCTCGCATTGCGAATCCTGGTCAGCATGTCGGCGATCGGGTCAGTCACATTCATGTTGGCTTCTGTCTCTCCTCGGCGGTGGTTCGCCCGGAGCCTCCCGGCTTCGGCGCCTGCCGCTGATGGGGCCGCTGCGTGGCGGCCGACTGGCTCTTCGAGCTACCAGCTCGACTTGGTGACGCCGGGCAGCTGACCCTCGAGGGCCCGCTCCCGGAAGCAGATGCGGCACAGCGCGAAGCGCCGCATGTAGCCGCGCGGGCGTCCGCAGACGGCACAGCGGCTCTTGTGCTGGACCGCGAAGCGCGGCTTGCGCTGCGACTTCACGATCATCGACTTCTTGGCCACTCGAATCCTCGCTAACTGGCCTGGAACGGCATGCCGAGCAGCTGGAGGAGCTTCAGCCCCTCCTCGTCGGTCTTGGCGGTGGTGACGATGCTGATCTCCATCCCCCGCAGGCGATCGATCTTGTCGTAGTCGATCTCCGGGTAGACGAGCTGCTCCCGCAGCCCCAGGCTGAAATTGCCGCGCCCATCGAACGAGTTGCGGCTGATCCCCCGGAAGTCACGGATCCGCGGCAGCGCCAGGCGCATGGTGCGCTCCAGGAAGTCGTACATCCGCTGGCCGCGAAGCGTCACCTTGGCCCCGATCGGCATCCCGGTGCGCAGACGGAACTGGGCGATCGAGCGCTTCGCGCGGGTCACGATCGGCTTCTGGCCGGTGATCTGGGTCAGGTCCCCGACCGCCGCGTCCAGTGCCTTGGCGTTCTGGATCGCCTCCCCCAGGCCGATGTTGACGACCACCTTCTCGAGACGCGGGATCTGCATCGGGTTGGCGTAGCCGAACTCGCGGCGCAGGGCGGGCGCCACCTCGTCCACGTACCGGCGACGGAGCCCGCCGGCCTCCGCTGCCGGCGCGGATCCGCCTGCCTGGGCCGGCGGGGCGGCTGCGGCGGCCGCCGCCGGGCGTCGAGGGGCGCGGCGGGGCGCCTTGGGGGCAGCCTTCGGGGTCGCCTGGTCGTCGCTCACTGGGCCACCTCCATCTGCTCGCCGCAGTGCTTGCAGACGCGGACGTGCTTTGTGCCACCCTCGAGCAGCTGGTGCGAGATGCGGGTGGGGCGATCGCAGCGTGGGCAGACGACCTGCACGTTGCTGACATGGAGCGGGACGGGCAGGTCGAGGATCCCGGCCTGCTGGGTCCGCGTCCGGGGACGCTGATGTCGCTTGGCCATGTTGATGCCCGGCACCACCACGCCAAGGCCGCGCTTGGTGCGCTCGACGCGTTCGACGACGCCGCGCTTTCCGCGATCCTTGCCGGCCAGCACGATGACGGTATCGCCCTTTTGAATGTTCATCTCACAGCACCTCCGGGGCGAGCGACACGATCTTCATGTAGTTGCGCTCGCGGAGCTCGCGAGCCACGGGCCCGAAGATGCGGGTCCCGCGCGGGCTTCCCTGGGGTGTGATCAGCACCGCGGCGTTCTCGTCGAAGCGGATATGGCTGCCGTCCGGGCGCCCGAACTCCTTGGCGGTGCGCACAATGACGGCTCGCACCACCTCGCCCTTCTTGACACCGGTGTTGGGCAGCGCCTGCTTGACGCTGGCCACGATGACATCGCCGACCTCGGCGGTGTCGCTGCTCGACCGGCCGATGACGGTGATGCACATCAGCTCGCGGGCTCCGCTGTTGTCGGCGACTCGCAGCCGTGTGGACTGCCGGATCATGCGGTGTCCATCATCTCCTCGCCCGATCCGCGAGCCACCACCTCGACCACCCGCCACCGCTTCTCGCGCGAGAGGGGCTTGCTCTCCTCGATCCGCACGGTGTCGCCGA is a genomic window of Chloroflexota bacterium containing:
- a CDS encoding type Z 30S ribosomal protein S14 codes for the protein MAKKSMIVKSQRKPRFAVQHKSRCAVCGRPRGYMRRFALCRICFRERALEGQLPGVTKSSW
- the rplE gene encoding 50S ribosomal protein L5, with translation MSDDQATPKAAPKAPRRAPRRPAAAAAAAPPAQAGGSAPAAEAGGLRRRYVDEVAPALRREFGYANPMQIPRLEKVVVNIGLGEAIQNAKALDAAVGDLTQITGQKPIVTRAKRSIAQFRLRTGMPIGAKVTLRGQRMYDFLERTMRLALPRIRDFRGISRNSFDGRGNFSLGLREQLVYPEIDYDKIDRLRGMEISIVTTAKTDEEGLKLLQLLGMPFQAS
- the rplN gene encoding 50S ribosomal protein L14 — protein: MIRQSTRLRVADNSGARELMCITVIGRSSSDTAEVGDVIVASVKQALPNTGVKKGEVVRAVIVRTAKEFGRPDGSHIRFDENAAVLITPQGSPRGTRIFGPVARELRERNYMKIVSLAPEVL
- the rplX gene encoding 50S ribosomal protein L24 — encoded protein: MNIQKGDTVIVLAGKDRGKRGVVERVERTKRGLGVVVPGINMAKRHQRPRTRTQQAGILDLPVPLHVSNVQVVCPRCDRPTRISHQLLEGGTKHVRVCKHCGEQMEVAQ
- the rpsH gene encoding 30S ribosomal protein S8, with translation MNVTDPIADMLTRIRNASLARHRELTLPSSRIKRDIARILVEEGFIESYATGQDGVQELLTIQLKYVEGKTPVVSGLKRISKPGLRVYARKTEIPRVLGGLGTAILSTSHGIMTGQSARKLNLGGEVLCYVW
- the rplF gene encoding 50S ribosomal protein L6, with translation MSRIGRMPIPLPSGVVVTQEGASLSVRGPLGTLERTIHPEMVIERGDSELRVVRPSDEPRHRALHGLTRTLVNNMVVGVTTGFTKGLEISGVGYRAQLQGTKLVLALGYSHPVEVDPPEGISFQLETPTRLAVVGADKELVGQTAAYIRSRRKPEPYKGKGIRYAGEQILRKAGKAGKVGTGK